In the genome of Actinomadura luzonensis, the window GAACATCGCCAACGTCCTCACGGTCCTCCGGTTGGTGCTCGTCCCCTTCTTCGTCGTCTGTCTCTTCCTGCCCGGCACCGGCTGGCGGATCGCGGCGCTGGCGGTGTTCGCGGTGGCCTCCATCACCGACCACCTGGACGGCGAGCTGGCCCGCCGCTACGGGCTCATCACCGACTTCGGCAAGATCGCCGACCCGATCGCCGACAAGGCGTTGACGGGCGCGGCGCTGGTGTGCCTGTCGGTGCTGGAGGAGCTGCCGTGGTGGGTCACGCTGGTGATCCTGGGGCGGGAGCTCGGCATCACGGCGTTGCGGTTCGTGCTGCTGCGGCACGCGGTCATCCCGGCCAGCTACGGCGGCAAGGTCAAGACCGTGCTGCAGATCGCCGCGATCGTCCTCTACCTGCTGCCCGGGGTGCCGGACATGCTGCGCTGGGTGGTGATGGGCGCGGCGGTGGTGGTGACCGTGCTCACCGGCGCCGACTACGTGCTGCGGGCGGTGAAGCTGCGTAAGGTGGCCAGGCAGGCACGGGGGGAGTGAGCCGAACTGTGGACGTGGCCGGGGTGCTCGACCTGCTGGCGCAGCGGGGCGCGACGGTGGCGGTGGCCGAGTCGCTGACCGGGGGGCTGATCGGGGCGACCGTCACGGGGGTCTCCGGGGCGTCGCGGGTCTTCCGCGGCGGGATCATCTCCTACGCCACCGATCTCAAGCGCGACCTGCTGGGCGTGCCGGGCGAGCTGCTGGAGCGCGAGGGCGCGGTGCACCCGGAGGTGGCGGCGGCCATGGCGCGGGGGGTCGCGCGGGTGTGCGGGGCCGCGTACGGGGTGGCCGTGACCGGGGTGGCGGGGCCCGAGCCGCAGGACGGCAAGCCCGTGGGCACCGTGTTCGTCGCGGTCGCCGGGCCCGGCGGACAGGTTTGGGGCCGGGAATTGAGACTTGAGGGGTCACGCGAACGTATCCGGGTAGAGACCGTGCACGAGGCTGTTGATCTCCTGTCAGGTGTGCTGAAGGCGAACATAGGGGAACATTCCGGATGATTACCGTGTTACGTCCCGAGCGAACATGCCTTGCACGGTCTGACGCGGTGTCGGTGGATACGGGTACGGTGGAGCTGTGAGTGAGGTCCGTGAGCCAACTGCAAGCACCGAGCGCCCGGCAGGCGGGCCTGATGAGTCGCGCGGCGAGGCACGAGCGGCGGTCAAGGGGCGGCGACGCCCGATGATGACGGCGAGGAGTATGTACGAAGCGAAGAAGACCAATGTGCGGCACGATCCGATCGCGCGGGGCGTGGTGAAGACATCCGCGCCGGGGAGGGAGCGACAGATGATTCTGCTGCGTCAGCTGCTCGGCGACGTGCTGAGGCGGTTGCGCGTGCGCCAGGGACGCACACTGCGCGAGGTTTCCACGCTGGCCCGTGTCTCGCTCGGCTACCTGTCCGAGGTGGAGCGGGGGCAGAAGGAGGCTTCGTCGGAGCTGCTCGCGTCCATCTGTGGCGCGCTCGGGGTGCCGCTCTCGCAGGTCCTGCGTGAGGTGTCCGACCAGTTCGCGCTGGCCGAGCTCCAGGCCGCTCCCGTGCTCGCCGACGTTCCTGAGCACGAGCGTCTGCCGCTCTCGGAGACCGTTCCCGGATCGATCTCCGACTCCGTGTTCCCTGAGGTCAAGGACATGGTGGCTGCCTAGCGCGGCTGGCAGCCGGCACACCACAGGATCAGCCGTTCCTGTGGCTGCGCACCCATCTCCCCTCGGCTGATGCGGGTGCCGCATCGGCGACAGGGTCTTCCTGCCCTGCCGTAGACCCACGTCGCGTTCGACGGGCGGCGATCACCTGTGGTCACCGTGCCCGCATACTCCTTGTTGGCCGCCAGCAGGCGCTGCGCCAGCGTCACGAGCCCGTCCAGGTCCGCGACCTCCCCGACCCTCCGCCACGGCCAGACGCCCCTCAGGAACAGGGTCTCGGCGCGATAGATCGTGCCGATCCCGGCCAGGTTGCGCTGATCGAGCAGCGCCTCCCCGATCGTCCTGCCGGGCGCCGCTCGCAGCCTCCGCACGGCCTCGTCCAGGTCCCAGTCCGGCCCCAGCAGGTCCGGCCCCAGATGACCCACCACCCGCTCCTCGTCGCCGGTCCTGACGAGGTCGACCATGCCGAGCTTGCGGCCCACCGCCGTGCACTCCGCGTTGGCGAGGATCAGCCGCACCTGGTCGCCGGGCGGCACACGGGCCCCCGGCGCGACGATGCGCCAGCTCCCGTCCATCCGCAGGTGCGTGTGGACGGTCAGACCGCCCTCCACCCGGGTGAGCAGATGCTTGCCGCGCGAGAGCGTGGTCAGGACGGCGCGGCCGGTCAGATCGGCGGTGGCGTGCCGCGGCACGCGGAAGTCGGACCTGGTGAGCACGCGGCCGTCCAGGGCGGCGCGCAGGCGGGCCGCCGTGCGGTAGACGGCGTCTCCCTCGGGCATCCCTCCAGTCTAGGAAGCGTTCCCCACCGGAGAGGACCGAGCGGTGTCCGCCGGGGCGCGGCGCTGATCAGGACCGGCGCTGATGGTCGCCGGGCGCCGGGGTGGGGTGCGGGGCGGCGGAGGCGGCGACGGGCTGGGCGAGGATCAGGGTCAGGTCGTCGGTGACGGGGACGGGGCCGCCGCCCGCGCGCTCGCGCAGCAGGTCGAGCAGGTCGCGCAGGGCCGCCTCCGGCGTGGCGGCGGTCAGCGCGGTGTGCATGGCCGCGTCCAGCGGCAGCTCGGCCCCTCCCCGGTCGCGGACCTCGGTGAAGCCGTCGGTGTAGAGCAGCAAACGGTCGGCGGGCTGGAGGCGGACCCGCCACACGTACGGCTCCGGCGACAGGCCGAGCGGCCGGCACGCCCGGGGCGGCTCCAGCACCCGCAGCCGCGCGTCGACGCGCAGCGGCGCCGGGTGCCCGCAGTTGACCAGCAGCACCGCGCCCGGCACGAACTCGGCGAGCAGCACGGTCACGAAGTCCTCGGGGCCCAGCTCGGGCGCGATGCGGGCGTCGAGGTGGCGGGCGAGCGCGGCCAGGTCGGGGGCGGTGGCGGCGGTGCGGCGGAAGGCGTCGAGCACCGCGGCGCTCAGGTGGGCGGCGTCGAGCCCGTGGCCGCGCACGTCGCCGATGATCAGGCGGACGCCGGCGGCGGTGGCGACGGCCTCGTGCAGGTCGCCGCCGATGCGCGCGCCGGCGGCCGCCGAGCGGTGTGCGCGGCCAGCCGGACGCCGCCCAGCTCGGCGGGCAGGGACGGGATCATCGCCCGTTCGGCGATGCGGGTGATCCGCCCGAGGTCGGCGCGCTGCCGGTCGTGGACGCCGGCCACCACCACACAGCCCAGCCCGCCGAGCGCGATGACGAGCACCCGGGCCGCCTGCAGCGCCAGGCCGGCGCCGGCGGCCGGCAGCAGGGCGATGAGGGCCAGCGCGGCGATGGCCACCCCGGCGGTCTGCCGGACGCCGAGGAAGTGCGCGGCGGCCAGCGGCCCGATCATCAGCAGGACGGGCAGCGCGAACGGCGCGTGGGCGGCGTCGACCGCGGCCGCGAGCCCTTCGGCGGTCAGCAGCCCCGGCAGGAGCCAGCGCCGGCTCGTGGTGGGTGGTGTGCGCCGCGCGATGGCTTCCTCCTTGCGGGGACTTGGGAGGTGAGTAACCAGCTTCTCACTTTTAGTGATGGTGCGTCGGTGATTCCGGCAAACTGGTGGGGCAACGGAGGCCCCAGCGAGGTGACGAGCATGCGAGCAGGCTCAGGGCAGGACGACGGGCAGAGCAGGCAGCCGGGCGGAGAGCAGGGCGGGGAGCCGGGCAGCGGGACGGGTGGGCAGCCGGGCAGCGGGCCGGGCAGCGGGCCGGGCGGGGAGCCGGGCAGCGGGCCGGGCAACCTGCCGGGTGAGACGACGCGGCTGATCGGGCGCGGTGCGGAGGTGGCCCGGCTGCGCGCCCTCCTCACCCGTTCGCGGCTGGTGACGGTCACGGGGGTGGCCGGGGTCGGCAAGACCCGGCTCGCCCTGCGGGCGGCGGCCGAGCTGCGGCCTGGCCTCGCCGACGGGGCGTGGCTGGTGCCGCTCTCGCCGCTGGCGGAGGAGAGCGCGCTGCCGTACGCGATCGCCGAGGCGCTGCCGCTGGCCGACCAGAGCGCCGCGCCGGTGACCGAGGTGCTGGCCGGCTACCTGGCCGGGCGTGAGCTGCTGCTGGTGCTCGACACCTGCGAGCATCTGGCCGAGGCGTGCGCGCGGGTCGTCACGGCGCTGCTGGCCGCCGCGCCCGGCCTGCGCGTCCTCGCGACCGGGCGGCGCGCGCTCGGCCTGCCGGAGGAGCAGGTGATGACGCTGGAGCCGCTGCCGGTCCCGGCCGCCCCGCCGGACGGCGGCGCTTCCGGCGCGGCCGGTGGGAGCGGCGCGGCCGGTGGGATCGGAGGGGGCGCGGTGGCGCTGCTGGCCGACCGGGCCGCCGCGGCGGTCCCCGGCTTCGCGGTCACCGAGCACAACCGGGACGCCGTGGTGCGGGTGTGCCGCCGGCTGG includes:
- a CDS encoding DNA-formamidopyrimidine glycosylase family protein, whose protein sequence is MPEGDAVYRTAARLRAALDGRVLTRSDFRVPRHATADLTGRAVLTTLSRGKHLLTRVEGGLTVHTHLRMDGSWRIVAPGARVPPGDQVRLILANAECTAVGRKLGMVDLVRTGDEERVVGHLGPDLLGPDWDLDEAVRRLRAAPGRTIGEALLDQRNLAGIGTIYRAETLFLRGVWPWRRVGEVADLDGLVTLAQRLLAANKEYAGTVTTGDRRPSNATWVYGRAGRPCRRCGTRISRGEMGAQPQERLILWCAGCQPR
- the pgsA gene encoding CDP-diacylglycerol--glycerol-3-phosphate 3-phosphatidyltransferase produces the protein MKRDERRAVSPWNIANVLTVLRLVLVPFFVVCLFLPGTGWRIAALAVFAVASITDHLDGELARRYGLITDFGKIADPIADKALTGAALVCLSVLEELPWWVTLVILGRELGITALRFVLLRHAVIPASYGGKVKTVLQIAAIVLYLLPGVPDMLRWVVMGAAVVVTVLTGADYVLRAVKLRKVARQARGE
- a CDS encoding CinA family protein codes for the protein MSRTVDVAGVLDLLAQRGATVAVAESLTGGLIGATVTGVSGASRVFRGGIISYATDLKRDLLGVPGELLEREGAVHPEVAAAMARGVARVCGAAYGVAVTGVAGPEPQDGKPVGTVFVAVAGPGGQVWGRELRLEGSRERIRVETVHEAVDLLSGVLKANIGEHSG
- a CDS encoding helix-turn-helix domain-containing protein, with protein sequence MILLRQLLGDVLRRLRVRQGRTLREVSTLARVSLGYLSEVERGQKEASSELLASICGALGVPLSQVLREVSDQFALAELQAAPVLADVPEHERLPLSETVPGSISDSVFPEVKDMVAA
- a CDS encoding PP2C family protein-serine/threonine phosphatase — translated: MRGHGLDAAHLSAAVLDAFRRTAATAPDLAALARHLDARIAPELGPEDFVTVLLAEFVPGAVLLVNCGHPAPLRVDARLRVLEPPRACRPLGLSPEPYVWRVRLQPADRLLLYTDGFTEVRDRGGAELPLDAAMHTALTAATPEAALRDLLDLLRERAGGGPVPVTDDLTLILAQPVAASAAPHPTPAPGDHQRRS